From the genome of Vicia villosa cultivar HV-30 ecotype Madison, WI linkage group LG2, Vvil1.0, whole genome shotgun sequence, one region includes:
- the LOC131654131 gene encoding glyoxylate/hydroxypyruvate/pyruvate reductase 2KGR-like, translated as MKSIGVLMTIPMPSNLAEKLATRFNLFKLWNHPSIESFSQTHADSLHSVRALVCDAKSAADAKTIDALPNLEIVSTYSVGFDKIDIGKCKERGIRVTNTPDVLTDDVADLAIGLALAVFRKIPNSDGFVKNGLWKHSDYPLTTKFSGKKVGVVGLGRIGSAIAKRAAAFGCPISYHSRSQKPEAGSYKYYPNILDLAANSQVLVVACALTEQTRHIVNRGVIDALGPKGVIVNIGRGPIIDEPELVSALVEGRLGGAGLDVFESEPNVPEELLRLENVVLTPHVGSDTEETCKDMADLVIANLEAHFSGKPLLTPIL; from the exons ATGAAATCCATCGGCGTTCTAATGACCATCCCAATGCCGAGCAACCTCGCCGAAAAACTCGCCACTCGTTTCAACCTCTTCAAACTCTGGAACCATCCTTCCATCGAATCCTTCTCCCAAACGCACGCCGATTCACTTCATTCAGTTCGCGCACTCGTTTGCGACGCCAAATCCGCCGCCGACGCAAAAACAATTGACGCTCTTCCGAATCTCGAGATTGTTTCCACTTACAGCGTTGGATTTGATAAAATTGATATCGGAAAATGTAAAGAGAGAGGAATTCGAGTTACGAATACGCCGGATGTGTTGACGGATGATGTTGCAGATCTTGCTATTGGACTTGCTTTGGCCGTGTTCAGGAAGATTCCGAATAGTGATGGGTTTGTTAAGAATGGGCTTTGGAAACATTCTGATTATCCATTAACTACTAAG TTTAGTGGTAAAAAAGTTGGAGTTGTTGGTTTGGGAAGAATAGGTTCAGCAATAGCAAAGAGAGCTGCAGCATTTGGGTGTCCAATTAGTTACCATTCAAGATCTCAAAAACCAGAGGCAGGATCATATAAGTATTATCCTAACATCCTTGATTTGGCAGCTAACTCTCAAGTGCTTGTTGTCGCGTGTGCCCTTACCGAACAAACGCGACACATTGTGAATCGTGGAGTTATTGATGCATTGGGTCCAAAAGGTGTTATTGTCAACATTGGACGTGGACCGATTATTGATGAACCCGAGCTTGTGTCTGCTTTGGTTGAAGGACGGTTAGGTGGAGCGGGCCTTGATGTGTTTGAGAGTGAGCCTAATGTTCCGGAGGAGTTATTGAGGCTTGAGAATGTTGTGCTCACTCCTCATGTAGGAAGTGATACTGAAGAAACTTGCAAAGACATGGCAGATCTTGTGATTGCAAACTTGGAGGCTCACTTTAGTGGCAAGCCACTTTTGACTCCTATCTTGTGA
- the LOC131654134 gene encoding uncharacterized protein LOC131654134 gives MLEGKAMIDDTDMPSKMQIQAMSYASQALDLYDVLDCESIAAHIKKEFDTRYGCGWQCVVGSSFGCFFTHSKGTFIYFTLETLNFLIFKGA, from the exons ATGTTGGAAGGTAAAGCTATGATAGATGACACTGACATGCCAAGTAAGATGCAGATTCAAGCCATGTCTTATGCTTCTCAAGCTCTTGATCTTTATGATGTTCTTGATTGTGAATCCATTGCTGCTCACATCAAAAAG gAGTTTGATACAAGATATGGTTGTGGATGGCAATGTGTGGTAGGTTCAAGTTTTGGGTGTTTTTTCACTCATTCTAAGGGAACTTTCATATACTTTACGCTTGAGACTCTTAATTTCCTCATCTTCAAAGGAGCTTGA
- the LOC131654133 gene encoding photosystem I reaction center subunit VI-2, chloroplastic-like has product MASLASFASVQPASLNVKGLCGSSFTGTKLAFKPSRQSFKSKNFRSGCVVAKYGDKSVYFDLEDIGNTTGQWDLYGSDAPSPYNPLQSKFFETFAAPFTKRGLLLKFLILGGGSTLAYFSATASGDILPIKKGPQLPPKLGPRGKL; this is encoded by the exons ATGGCTTCTCTTGCTAGTTTTGCTTCTGTTCAACCAGCTTCTCTCAATGTTAAGGGTCTTTGTGGAAGTTCCTTTACTGGAACTAAGCTTGCTTTCAAACCTTCTCGCCAGAGTTTCAAATCCAAGAATTTCAG GAGTGGCTGTGTGGTGGCAAAATATGGTGACAAGAGTGTTTACTTTGATTTGGAGGATATTGGTAACACTACAGGTCAGTGGGATTTGTATGGCTCAGATGCACCATCACCCTACAATCCTCTTCAG AGCAAGTTCTTTGAGACATTTGCAGCACCATTCACAAAGAGAGGACTATTACTCAAGTTTTTGATCCTTGGAGGTGGTTCAACTCTTGCATACTTCAGTGCCACAGCCTCAGGTGACATTCTACCAATCAAGAAAGGTCCACAGCTTCCACCAAAGCTCGGTCCCCGCGGCAAGCTCTAA
- the LOC131654130 gene encoding rop guanine nucleotide exchange factor 12-like: MVRAGEQDQESYRSKLFNFRGMFENNAGRHTKSLSVDTATTLDFQQPAEDGSASSRSQGSRPLDSDKIPKARSISKEEIAAKEAKEKLLQDMEQMKERFAKLLLGEDMSGGGKGVSSALALSNAFTNLAASIFGEQKRLEPMPAERKGKWRKEIDLLLSVTDYVVEMVPSQQKNKDGTQMEIMTTRQRTDLHMNIPALRKLDTMLFECLDNFKDQNEFYYVSKDADDDNKDKAKTANDDKWWLPTPKVPAEGLSDAARKFLQYQKDCVNQVLKAAMAINAQILSEMEIPENYIESLPKNGRASLGDAAYRSITVEFFDPDQFLSTVDLSSEHKVLDLKNRIEASIVIWKRKMHQKDTKSTWGSAVSLEKRELFEERAETILLLLKHRFPGIAQSSLDISKIQFNRDVGHAVLESYSRILESLAFTVLSRIDDVLQADYNTQNPSGKKRVSVSKPAPPPKEEIDKGSVDMSGSMTLLDFMGWDDQPDSDAKKDSFEISDDSCQEVETKQEKKLPAVVVTNKKVSYLETLGVMRSPESRH; this comes from the exons ATGGTTAGAGCAGGGGAACAAGACCAAGAAAGTTACAGGTCCAAACTGTTTAATTTCAGAGGGATGTTTGAGAACAATGCAGGGAGACATACCAAGAGTTTGAGCGTTGATACCGCTACCACTTTGGATTTTCAACAACCTGCTGAAGATGGTTCTGCCTCATCAAGAAGCCAAGGTTCAAGGCCTCTTGATTCAGATAAAATTCCTAAGGCAAGGAGTATAAGCAAGGAGGAAATCGCGGCCAAGGAAGCCAAAGAAAAACTATTGCAAG atatggAACAGATGAAGGAGAGATTTGCTAAACTGTTATTAGGTGAAGACATGTCTGGTGGAGGAAAAGGTGTTTCATCTGCTTTGGCCCTGTCAAATGCTTTCACAAACCTTGCAG CTTCTATTTTTGGCGAACAAAAGCGGCTAGAACCAATGCCGGCTGAAAGGAAAGGCAAGTGGAGAAAAGAAATTGATTTGCTTCTATCAGTCACAGATTACGTCGTCGAAATGGTTCCTTCACAACAGAAAAATAAGGATGGCACACAAATGGAG ATTATGACGACTCGACAAAGGACAGATCTACACATGAATATCCCAGCCTTACGCAAGCTTGATACAATGCTTTTC GAATGTCTAGATAACTTCAAAGATCAAAATGAGTTCTATTATGTATCGAAGGATGCCGATGATGATAATAAAGACAAGGCAAAGACAGCCAATGATGATAAATGGTGGTTACCTACACCTAAGGTTCCGGCAGAAGGTCTATCTGATGCAGCTAGGAAATTTTTACAATATCAGAAAGATTGTGTGAATCAAGTACTTAAAGCCGCTATGGCGATAAATGCGCAAATTTTGTCCGAAATGGAGATTCCTGAAAACTATATTGAATCTCTTCCTAAG aaCGGAAGAGCGAGTCTAGGGGATGCAGCCTATAGGAGCATTACAGTTGAATTTTTTGATCCTGACCAGTTCCTATCGACCGTGGACTTGTCATCGGAACATAAAGTCCTAGACCTCAAGAATAGAATTGAAGCTTCAATCGTGATTTGGAAGCGGAAAATGCACCAAAAAGATACCAAATCTACTTGGGGTTCTGCTGTTAGTTTGGAAAAAAGAGAGCTTTTCGAAGAGAGAGCAGAGACCATCTTACTTCTACTAAAGCACCGATTCCCCGGCATTGCTCAATCTTCATTGGACATAAGCAAAATCCAGTTCAATAGG GATGTAGGACACGCCGTTCTTGAAAGCTATTCAAGGATATTGGAAAGTTTGGCATTCACGGTACTATCGAGAATTGATGATGTACTTCAAGCCGATTATAACACTCAAAATCCATCAGGAAAAAAGAGAGTATCAGTTTCGAAACCGGCTCCTCCTCCAAAAGAAGAGATAGACAAAGGCAGCGTAGACATGTCTGGTTCAATGACACTACTGGATTTCATGGGTTGGGATGATCAACCCGACTCAGACGCAAAGAAGGACTCATTTGAAATTTCAGACGACTCTTGCCAAGAAGTTGAAACCAAGCAGGAAAAAAAGCTTCCGGCCGTAGTAGTGACCAACAAGAAAGTTTCATACCTTGAAACCTTGGGAGTCATGAGGAGTCCCGAGTCGCGTCATTAA